In a genomic window of Opisthocomus hoazin isolate bOpiHoa1 chromosome 19, bOpiHoa1.hap1, whole genome shotgun sequence:
- the SEC16A gene encoding protein transport protein Sec16A isoform X6 has protein sequence MQQPPQTVPAGAAAPPPAGIARNMYWRSGSLSKRANAAAAPVQPVTDPFAFGRQTPQGSPLDNPSKGNALVMQSSSPAVFPQPAVMHTSPSHAGDNPHGPHTSLSAPVSQPGINTSTFSNVPIPSPSPGYVINSATEVHANADLGLRGPAVPLHYNTGAVVENSFSVHPGMVSVSNKPGGRQDVSRDPNDVPSGPNATAFFPPPPQQPMSPWRPVQGNLQSPVRNFVPYPEPSSQIDVHNISQSSVSTSHPPPQTNLQQGPVHQGTPQNIMQAPLPVGYEKSGKNGSANSSHHMNSVQPGSVFRQNTEMTNAWLGQPYQEQFYPQPPLQDSSFVVSTAQENNPKNQSPGMSETSNRPVPTDRDSGTLSMFFKGDEAENEEILSSEKNYIVEKMEFDACQPNSASLYRQPVHPQRVAADVLSQAQAGTGSANEMVQKGMDVQYFPKIVSQQETQAAKHSMFVSDDKARIGDASGSGGSQYENVENLECVQNQEVLPSEPQNISASSPAAGPELYRYGSFPGQMLPKNALVSHAEGGPNLEAPDSLPHPVRPDSVSSNYSNISHRSASSSARPQEQVGTFIQQESGKPDEESSASFFKQIDSSPLGGNSSELNLGKSYHSNLSQPPTPSPPKPTGVFQTSANSSFEPVRSHGVGIKPAEVDQAKMVGELRENHSNQKSIKKNTAVPAASPGNLEQPPDNLETIFMPHVHPLPLAAVGEAGNILHSGPVMENIQSVSERRSLTRAQGSVKKCDSPATTLWAHNELPNFGGNVLLAPAAPAVYVPAKQTVEVIQPPEEGMSNQQPSKPGTIAVRLSQDGNISSENLENPPKMGEEEALQSQVTKDVQHQAVSDRAVQGALPSQPQVQGAQMQQPTSSGQSLVPSNHQIAAGTKAMQTSQQRKNQVLSDHPQPVGPQEAGSAQLMTAYDQTSPDKQPVSGQPSGAPPATAPSTTTSQSVTPNAQQDLQRPSLPQTPQDAFGPLQNPYYYYRHPYDAYQPPYPPPYPPADPRTAAHLYYMEDSYGQYDPRYRQYDGTSTAYMEPGSYRYSEPERPSSRASHCSDRPPSRQGYTEDYYTKSGWSDYYPGYYPNSYDYADPSRWERYSSAYDPRYRDPRSYDQRYWYDAEHNPYQKREAYPYGNRHDRYEDNWRYDPRFTGSFDDESEPHRDPYGDEFDRRSVHSEHSGHSLRSSRSVHSHRSSFSSRSQQSQLYRSNHDLTVNTYETTAQAVSLHTDYPYGGYAANFDGQQPFTDYGYATETGWSAVEQAPLRPSTPEKFSVPHICARFGPGGFLIKVLPNLPSEGQPALVEIHSMETMLQHSPEQEEMRAFPGPLAKDDTHKVDVINFAQKKATQCFKNENLIDKESASLLWDFIVLLCRQNGTVVGTDLAELLLRDHKTVWLPGKSPNEANLIDFTNEALEQVEEESGEAQLSFLTDSLITAIDSLEKETERFRELLLYGRKKDALESAMKHGLWGHALLLASKMDSRTHARVMTRFANSLPINDPLQTVYQLMSGRMPAASTCCGDEKWGDWRPHLAMVLSNLNSNVDLESRTIATMGDTLASKGLLDAAHFCYLMAQVGFGVYTRKTTKLVLIGSNHSLPFLKFATNEAIQRTEAYEYAQSLGTQPGCLPNFQVFKFIYACRLAEMGLAAQAFHYCEVISRTVLKDPHYYSPVLIGQLIQMSSQLRLFDPQIKEKPDQESFIEPSWLVRLRYVDGQIKEGAIAYNTDRSTPPPYACSTPSSELDRASQCDGAGVGRDVGPGAENALLASLMPNMAQQMQSVQLMPSVPQAVLDGSAAMIPPGDQEAVQSVPFYSVASQPVGPGHGFAPPGFSNPYGTEPSPLYLGSALPPGGPPQEIEPQSEDQTNLETGMQRIAPESPSHNSFPEQKEEDFYGRMASMAPGRRSRSASQSSAHMGYGRRSRTTSESSAHSVGRERSNSAAKQPSTTPSVPVGKETKKEIKKEPAPRKTGANWFRWLMGKGKNEAHLPDDKNKSIVWDEQKQRWVNLDEPEEESKPPPPPPTGFPKVPQTVPPGPGGPPGAPVNMFSRRAAGSRARYVDVLNPGGTKSSGAVPAPSDLFAPLAPMPIPANVFVPNSVPGEPQPLEGSGAAEHTPAANQTNADPAATVEPEYLNPATLPPGSGLPVSNPDGSQSGELSRSSSMSSLSREVSQHFNQPASVSPSGGPSAGTVPFYNPSQFAQSPAVTGSSRLGRIGQRKYPTLK, from the exons ATGCAGCAGCCTCCACAGACTGTTCCAGCAGGAGCGGCAGCTCCACCTCCTGCGGGCATTGCTCGGAACATGTACTGGAGGAGCGGCTCGCTCAGTAAACGAGCGAATGCAGCAGCTGCCCCAGTGCAGCCTGTGACAGACCCTTTTGCGTTTGGCAGACAAACTCCACAGGGTTCCCCTTTAGATAATCCATCCAAGGGCAATGCGTTGGTTATGCAGAGTTCTTCCCCAGCAGTGTTTCCACAGCCAGCCGTTATGCATACTTCACCGTCACATGCAGGGGACAATCCTCATGGACCACATACGTCTTTATCAGCTCCTGTATCTCAACCAGGAATAAATACCAGTACGTTTTCTAATGTTCCGATTCCTTCACCGTCCCCAGGATATGTTATAAATAGTGCTACAGAAGTGCATGCAAATGCAGATCTTGGACTCCGAGGGCCTGCAGTACCATTGCATTATAATACAGGAGCAGTGGTTGAAAATTCTTTCAGTGTGCATCCTGGAATGGTGTCTGTGTCAAACAAACCTGGAGGTAGGCAAGATGTTAGTAGAGATCCAAATGATGTTCCTTCAGGACCCAATGCAACAGCATTCTTCCCTCCACCTCCTCAGCAGCCTATGTCTCCATGGAGGCCTGTTCAAGGTAACCTGCAGTCTCCAGTTCGAAATTTTGTGCCCTATCCTGAGCCATCTTCTCAGATTGACGTTCATAACATTTCTCAGTCTTCTGTTAGCACTTCACATCCTCCTCCACAGACAAATTTACAGCAGGGTCCTGTACACCAAGGTACTCCACAAAATATCATGCAAGCGCCTTTGCCCGTTGGTTATGAAAAGAGTGGGAAAAATGGCTCTGCAAATAGCAGTCATCACATGAACAGTGTCCAGCCTGGCAGTGTGTTTAGGCAGAACACAGAGATGACTAACGCTTGGTTAGGTCAGCCATACCAGGAACAGTTTTACCCACAGCCCCCACTGCAAGACTCCAGTTTTGTCGTTTCCACAGCTCAGGAAAATAACCCCAAAAACCAGTCTCCAGGTATGTCTGAAACGTCCAATAGACCTGTTCCCACAGATCGAGATTCAGGAACTCTCTCTATGTTTTTCAAAGGGGATgaggcagaaaatgaagaaatactttcatctgaaaaaaattacatagttGAGAAAATGGAGTTCGATGCTTGTCAGCCAAATTCAGCATCCTTGTATCGCCAGCCAGTGCATCCTCAGCGGGTTGCAGCTGATGTTCTCTCTCAGGCACAGGCTGGTACAGGTTCAGCCAACGAGATGGTACAAAAAGGAATGGATGTCCAGTACTTTCCTAAAATTGTGAGTCAGCAGGAGACACAGGCCGCTAAGCACTCTATGTTTGTTAGTGATGACAAGGCGCGTATAGGTGATGCGTCTGGGAGTGGTGGGTCACAGTATGAAAACGTTGAGAACCTGGAGTGCGTTCAGAATCAAGAAGTGCTGCCAAGTGAGCCACAGAACATCAGTGCTTCATCCCCTGCTGCTGGTCCTGAGCTGTACAGGTATGGATCCTTTCCTGGTCAGATGCTTCCAAAGAATGCTCTTGTGAGCCATGCTGAAGGAGGACCAAATTTGGAGGCACCCGATTCATTACCTCATCCTGTCCGACCAGACAGCGTATCTTCAAACTACAGCAACATTAGCCATAGGAGTGCTTCTAGCTCGGCAAGACCTCAAGAGCAAGTGGGTACATTTATTCAGCAAGAAAGTGGGAAGCCTGATGAAGAGTCTTCTGCTAGCTTCTTTAAACAGATTGACTCCTCTCCTTTGGGAGGCAATTCAAGTGAGCTAAACCTGGGCAAGAGCTACCATAGTAATCTGTCCCAGCCTCCAACTCCAAGTCCTCCTAAGCCTACAGGTGTATTTCAGACAAGTGCAAATAGTTCTTTTGAACCTGTGAGGTCCCACGGAGTTGGTATAAAACCTGCAGAGGTTGACCAAGCAAAGATGGTGGGTGAATTAAGAGAGAACCACTCAAACCAGAAGAGCATCAAGAAGAATACAGCTGTGCCGGCTGCATCCCCAGGCAATCTTGAACAGCCACCAGATAATCTGGAAACTATTTTCATGCCTCACGTACACCCCCTGCCTCTTGCAGCCGTTGGTGAAGCTGGAAATATTTTGCACTCTGGACCCGTTATGGAAAACATACAGTCAGTATCTGAGAGAAGGTCCTTAACAAGAGCTCAAGGATCAGTTAAGAAGTGTGATAGCCCCGCAACAACTTTGTGGGCTCATAATGAGTTACCTAATTTTGGGGGAAATGTTCTTctagctcctgctgctcctgcagtgtATGTACCTGCCAAACAAACTGTAGAAGTCATTCAGCCACCAGAAGAAGGCATGTCTAATCAGCAGCCAAGTAAACCAGGGACTATTGCTGTGCGGCTATCCCAAGATGGAAATATATCTTCTGAAAATCTTGAAAATCCTCCCAAAATGGGGGAAGAGGAGGCACTTCAGTCTCAG GTGACAAAAGATGTACAGCATCAGGCTGTATCAGACAGAGCTGTACAGGGAGCATTGCCATCTCAACCACAAGTGCAAGGAGCTCAAATGCAGCAACCAACATCTTCTGGACAGTCCTTAGTTCCTTCAAACCACCAAATTGCTGCAGGGACTAAAGCCATGCAGACATCACAGCAGCGTAAGAACCAGGTGCTGAGTGACCATCCTCAACCTGTGGGTCCTCAAGAGGCAGGTTCCGCGCAGCTGATGACAGCGTATGATCAGACGAGTCCTGATAAGCAGCCAGTGTCTGGACAGCCGTCAGGTGCTCCACCTGCCACAGCCCCCTCGACCACCACCAGTCAGTCAGTCACGCCAAATGCGCAGCAAGACCTGCAGCGTCCGTCCCTGCCGCAGACTCCTCAGGATGCCTTTGGTCCACTCCAGAACCCATACTACTACTATAGACATCCTTATGATGCTTACCAGCCTCCATATCCACCACCATATCCTCCTGCAGACCCCAGAACGGCAGCTCATCTTTATTACAtg GAGGATAGCTACGGACAGTATGACCCGCGGTACAGACAGTATGATGGCACCAGCACTGCTTATATGGAGCCTGGGAGCTATCGGTATTCTGAGCCTGAACGTCCCAGTTCCAGAGCTAGTCACTGCTCTGACAGGCCACCTTCTAG GCAAGGGTATACTGAAGATTATTATACAAAAAGTGGATGGAGTGATTATTATCCAGGCTATTATCCGAACTCGTATGATTATGCAG ATCCAAGTCGTTGGGAACGTTACTCATCAGCGTATGACCCCCGATACAGAGATCCTAGAAGTTACGATCAGAGATATTGGTATGATGCTGAACACAACCCTTACCAGAAGAGAGAAGCGTATCCATATGGCAACAG ACATGACCGATATGAAGATAACTGGAGATACGATCCTCGTTTTACTGGAAGTTTTGATGATGAATCTGAACCCCATAGAGATCCTTATGGTGATGAATTTGATAGACGCAGTGTCCACAGTGAGCATTCTGGCCATAGTCTCCGTAGCTCTCGCAGTGTTCACAGTCACCGGAGTAGTTtcagctctcgctctcagcaa AGCCAGCTGTATAGAAGTAATCATGATCTAACGGTTAATACGTATGAAACTACTGCGCAGGCAGTGTCGCTCCACACAGATTATCCATATGGCGGATATGCTGCTAATTTTGATGGACAACAGCCTTTTACAGATTATGGCTACGCGACTGAAACTGGATGGTCAGCTGTAGAACAAG CACCTTTAAGGCCATCAACACCTGAGAAATTTTCAGTGCCTCATATCTGTGCTAggtttggtcctgggggcttcttaATAAAAGTGCTGCCAAACCTGCCTTCAGAAGGACAGCCAGCTCTGGTTGAAATACACAGTATGGAG ACTATGTTACAACATTCTCCAGAGCAAGAAGAGATGAGAGCGTTTCCTGGTCCTCTTGCCAA ggatGACACCCATAAAGTGGATGTTATTAATTTTGCACAAAAGAAAGCTACACAGTGCTTTAAGAATGAAAACTTAATTGACAAAGAATCTGCGAGTCTGCTTTGGGACTTTATTGtactgctctgcaggcagaatgGG ACTGTTGTGGGAACAGACCTGGCTGAACTGTTGCTCCGAGACCACAAAACAGTGTGGCTTCCTGGGAAGTCCCCTAATGAGGCAAACTTGATTGATTTCACGAATGAGGCTTTGGAACAGGTGGAAGAGGAATCTGGTGAAGCCCAGCTCTCATTTCTCACTGATAGTCTAATAACCGCAATTGACAGTcttgagaaagagacagagagattCAGGGAGTTGCTGCTTTACGGCCGCAAGAAG GATGCTTTGGAGTCTGCCATGAAGCATGGTTTATGGGGTCATGCTCTGCTGCTTGCCAGCAAAATGGACAGCAGAACACATGCAAGAGTTATGACCAG ATTTGCCAACAGTCTCCCAATTAATGACCCTCTGCAGACTGTTTACCAGCTCATGTCTGGAAGGATGCCAGCTGCATCCACG TGCTGTGGAGATGAGAAATGGGGAGACTGGAGGCCTCATCTAGCAATGGTGTTATCCAACTTGAACAGTAATGTGGACTTGGAATCCAGGACCATTGCTACCATGGGAGACACTCTTG CGTCTAAAGGCCTGCTGGATGCTGCTCATTTTTGTTACCTTATGGCCCAAGTTGGTTTTGGCGTTTACACAAGGAAGACAACAAAGCTGGTCCTAATTGGATCAAATCATAG CTTGCCATTTTTAAAGTTTGCCACCAATGAAGCCATTCAAAGAACAGAAGCCTATGAATATGCACAGTCACTAGGAACTCAGCCTGGCTGCTTGCCCAACTTCCAG GTTTTCAAATTCATCTATGCTTGCCGACTAGCTGAAATGGGACTTGCTGCTCAGGCTTTCCATTATTGTGAAGTGATATCCAGAACTGTCCTTAAAGATCCACATTACTATTCACCTGTACTTATTGGGCAGCTAATCCAG ATGTCATCACAACTACGCCTGTTTGACCCACAGATAAAAGAAAAACCAGATCAGGAATCTTTTATTGAACCTTCATGGTTAGTAAGGCTTCGATATGTGGATGGACAGATCAAG GAGGGTGCAATAGCTTATAACACAGACAGATCCACCCCACCACCATATGCATGTAGTACCCCAAGTTCTGAATTAGACCGTGCTAGTCAATGTGATGGAGCAGGAGTTGGCCGTGACGTGGGTCCAGGTGCTGAAAATGCGTTGTTAGCATCCTTAATGCCTAATATGGCTCAACAGATGCAAAGTGTGCAGCTGATGCCTTCAG taCCTCAGGCTGTCCTTGATGGGTCAGCTGCCATGATTCCTCCTGGTGACCAGGAAGCTGTCCAAAGTGTCCCTTTCTATTCAGTGGCTTCTCAGCCTGTGGGTCCAGGACATGGCTTTGCACCTCCAGGATTTTCAAATCCGTATGGAACTGAACCGTCACCACTGTATTTAGGGTCAGCACTACCACCAGGAGGGCCGCCACAAGAAATTGAACCACAGTCAGAAGACCAGACAAACCTGGAAACAG gaatGCAGAGAATTGCTCCAGAGTCTCCTTCACATAACTCTTTCCCTGAACAGAAAGAGGAGGATTTCTATGGCAGAATGGCTAGCATG GCACCAGGACGAAGATCCAGATCTGCATCTCAGTCTTCAGCACATATG GGCTATGGGCGAAGATCCCGAACAACTTCAGAGTCCTCTGCTCATTCTGTGGGACGAGAGAGATCCAACTCTGCAGCAAAACAGCCCTCTACTACTCCCTCTGTTCCTGtaggaaaagaaactaaaaaagaaataaaaaaggagccAGCGCCTAGAAAG ACTGGTGCAAACTGGTTTCGTTGGCTgatgggaaaaggaaagaatgaagcTCACCTTCCAGATGACAAGAACAAATCA ATTGTTTGGGATGAACAGAAACAACGCTGGGTTAATCTGGATGAGCCAGAAGAAGAG AGTAAGCCTCCGCCACCACCTCCAACGGGATTTCCTAAAGTTCCTCAGACTGTTCCACCTGGACCTGGAGGCCCACCTGGTGCCCCTGTCAACATGTTCTCCAGAAGAGCAG CTGGAAGCAGAGCCCGTTACGTTGATGTCCTGAATCCAGGTGGAACCAAGTCCAGTGGTGCTGTTCCTGCGCCATCAGATCTGTTTGCCCCTTTGGCACCAATGCCAATTCCTGCAAATGTATTTGTTCCAAACTCAG TTCCAGGGGAACCCCAGCCGCTGGAAGGGAGTGGGGCAGCAGAGCACACGCCAGCTGCAAATCAAACCAACGCAGATCCTGCAGCAACTGTTGAACCAGAG TATTTAAACCCTGCAACCCTTCCTCCTGGCTCTGGACTTCCTGTTTCTAACCCTGATGGCTCCCAGTCAGGCGAG CTTTCGCGCTCTAGTTCAATGAGTTCATTATCACGTGAAGTAAGCCAGCATTTTAATCAG CCTGCCAGTGTGTCACCTTCAGGGGGACCTTCAGCAGGAACAGTACCGTTCTACAATCCGTCTCAGTTTGCACAA TCTCCTGCAGTCACTGGAAGTTCAAGACTGGGAAGAATTGGACAGAGGAAGTATCCAACATTGAAGTAG